The DNA window TCATGGGTGACCGCAGCGATCCCGAGAGCTACCGCAGGCTGAAGGTGGAGCAAGCCGCAATGGTCGTAACGACTCTTGATGACGTCACCAATGCCAATGTCTGCTTCACCGTCCGCGAACTTTCGGACAGCGTGCCGATCGTTGCCTCAGCCAGCTCGGAAATGGTTCGCAGTGCTCTCGAACTCGCGGGCGTGACGCACATCCTCCGGCTTGAGGAAATGATGGGCCAGACGCTCGCCAGGCGGGTGATCGGCAACGACGCCGCCGCCCATACCATCGGAGACATCGAGGGCCTGATCATCGCCGAAGCCAGTGCAGCCCACACACCATTGGTCGGCAAGACGGTCGCCGAAAGCGACCTCCGCGGGCAGACCGGTGTGACCATCGTCGGCCTGTGGTCCCGCGGGAAGTTCAAGCCGGTCGATCCCGACACCAAGATCCGCGAACACTCGGTGCTGGTGATGGCGGGATCGCGCCAGCACTTCGACCAATACGACCGGCTTTTCGGCAAGCGGGATGGCAAGGCGCCTGCCCGGGTTGTCATTGCCGGCGGCGGGCGGGTGGGACGCGCCACCGCCCAGGCATTGACCGAAGCGGGCATCCACTGGACCCTGATCGAAAAGCTACCCGAACGTGTCCGCCATCTGCCGAACACCGTGATCGGCGACGCCTCGGACTTCGATGTCCTCGTCAAGGCAGGCCTGCACCAGGCCGCTTCGGTGATCGTGACCACCCACGACGACGACGTGAACGCCTTCCTCACCATCTTCTTCCGGCGGCTGAGAAACAACATGCAGATCATCTGCCGGTGCACCCAGGAATCCAACGCCGCCCGCCTCCATCGCGCGGGCGCGGACGTCACGCTGTCCTACGCCTCAATGGGCGCGAACACGATTTTCAACCTCCTCCGCAGCAGCGACACCGTGCTGCTGGCCGAAGGCGTCAACATCTTCTCGGTCTCGGTGCCGTCCTGCCTCGCCGGCATGACTTTGGCCGACTCGGCCGTGCGCTCCCGGACCGGCTGCTCGGTGCTCGCGGTGGAAGTCGCAGGCAACCGCCAGGTCAACCCCGACCCGTTCGAGCCCCTTCCCGACGAAGGGCGTCTTGTGCTGATCGGAACGCTTGAAGCCGAGCGGAAGTTCCTCGAGGTGTTCAAGCCGTCGCTGGCGAGCTAGGCGATCATAACGCTCATTCCGCCCACGCCTTCCTGACTTCCTCGCCGATGATCCGGATGCCTCCCTTCACGGCATCCTCGTCCATCGTGAAGGTCATGCGCAGGCACTCCTGGCGGTGGCGCCAAGATTCGTCCTCGAGACCGAAGAAGAAATAGTTCCCGGGAACAATCAGGACCCCCCGGGCCTTGAGCCGTTCGTAAAGCTCCCTCGCGGAGATCGGCAGGCCGGGGAACCACAGCCAGAGGAAAAGCGCACCTTCACTACGATGAATGTAGTATTCGAAGGAGTCACCGAACGATTCCGCGACCCACTCCCGGGCCATGCGCGACTTCTCGACGTAGAACGGTTTCACCGTCTCGTTCGAAATCTTCAGGATCTCACCGCTCTCGATCAGAGGCCGCGCGATCACCTGCCCGATGTTCGGATTGGACAGCCCGACAACCGAGCTCATCGATGCCACCGCACCGGCAACCTTCGGGTGTGCCACCACGATTCCCGTGCGCGTTCCCGGCAGGCCGATCTTCGACAGGCTCAGCGTCAGGATGATGTGTTCGTCCCAGACCGGCGTCGCTTCGGTGAAGATGACGTTCGGGAATGGAGCGCCGTAGGCGTTGTCGATGATCAGCGGGATGCCGTGTGCCTTCGCCAGATCCGACAGACGGGCGATCTCGCCGTCGGTCAGCACGTTGCCGGTCGGATTCGTCGGCCGCGAAACGCAGATCGCGGCAATGTCTTCGGTCACCTCGAGCTTGTCGAAGTCGACGCGATACTTGAACTCGTGCTCGCCGGTTTTCTCGATCTTCGGCGGCACCGCGCGGAACATGTCGCCGCAGGTTCCCTGGTTGGCGTAGCCGATGTACTCCGGCACCAGCGGCAGCAGGATCTTCTTGCGGCGTCCGTCGGGCATTTCGCCGCCGAGAAGGTTGAAGAGGAAGAAGAAGGCGGTCTGCCCTCCGGGCGTCACCGCGAAATTCTCCGAGCCCACCTTCCAGCCGAACTCCCGGCGGAAGAGTGTCGAGAGCGCCTCAATGAAGCGCGGATTGCCCTGGGGCGGGTCGTAATTCGCCAGCATCCGTTCGAGGGCACCGGGCTCCTCGGTGATCTCCTCCATCCGCCGTCGCCAGATCGCGTTGACTTCCGGAATGTGCGCCGGTTGACCGCCGCCAAGCATGCGGATGTCACCTCCGGCGGCGAGCGCCTCGCCGAGGTCCTTCATCAGCTCGCCGATTCCGCTTCCCGAGCCGAGCTCGAGGCCGAGTTTGGAAAATTCGAAGTCCATGGGTGTCGATCCGTTGACCAACCGGTTCGGATGCTCATAGTGGACGCCGAACCCCGAAATACCAATCATCATGGCACTCCAAACTGGCGACCCCGCACCCGACTTCACTCTTGTCAGCAAAGGACCGGAAGGTCCCGAACTCGTGACGCTCAGTGAACTGACCGGCAAGAGCAATCTGGTCCTCTTGTTCTTTCCCATGGCGTTCACTGGAGTTTGCACACAGGAGTTTTGCGACCTGACCGGTGGCATCGCTGCCTACGACGCGCTCGACGCCAAGGTCATCGGCATCTCCGGCGACAATCCGTTCGCCCAGGAAGCGTGGGCCCAGAAGGAAGGCATCGGCATCCAACTGCTCAGCGACTACGAGCACACCGCCGCCAAGGCGTATGGCGTCGCCTACGAGCAATTCCTGCCCGAGGCCAACCTGATCATGGGCGGTGTTTCCAAACGCTCGGCCTTTGTGATCGATAAGGAAGGCGTGGTCCGCCACATCGACATCCAGGAGCATCCGAAGGACCTGCCGGACTTCGATGCCGTGAAAAGCGTGCTCGAAGGGCTTTCCTGAAGTCCGCCCATCCCAACTTCAAAAGCAAAGCCGCCGGGGATTCCCTGGCGGCTTTCTCGTGTTCGC is part of the Haloferula helveola genome and encodes:
- a CDS encoding potassium channel family protein yields the protein MSVLTALMGTRASRTNLMVLVRLTAVLIGLITTYSIVFHVLMEREGQHHSWVTGFYWTLTVMSTLGFGDITFESDAGRLFSIIVLVTGVLFLLVLLPFTFIEFFYAPWMKAQEKAKAPLKVPSGTEGHIIFTHYGPVASMLSRMLEEYAYPWFVVVPTLEQALDLRDRGVPVVMGDRSDPESYRRLKVEQAAMVVTTLDDVTNANVCFTVRELSDSVPIVASASSEMVRSALELAGVTHILRLEEMMGQTLARRVIGNDAAAHTIGDIEGLIIAEASAAHTPLVGKTVAESDLRGQTGVTIVGLWSRGKFKPVDPDTKIREHSVLVMAGSRQHFDQYDRLFGKRDGKAPARVVIAGGGRVGRATAQALTEAGIHWTLIEKLPERVRHLPNTVIGDASDFDVLVKAGLHQAASVIVTTHDDDVNAFLTIFFRRLRNNMQIICRCTQESNAARLHRAGADVTLSYASMGANTIFNLLRSSDTVLLAEGVNIFSVSVPSCLAGMTLADSAVRSRTGCSVLAVEVAGNRQVNPDPFEPLPDEGRLVLIGTLEAERKFLEVFKPSLAS
- a CDS encoding valine--pyruvate transaminase, with the protein product MMIGISGFGVHYEHPNRLVNGSTPMDFEFSKLGLELGSGSGIGELMKDLGEALAAGGDIRMLGGGQPAHIPEVNAIWRRRMEEITEEPGALERMLANYDPPQGNPRFIEALSTLFRREFGWKVGSENFAVTPGGQTAFFFLFNLLGGEMPDGRRKKILLPLVPEYIGYANQGTCGDMFRAVPPKIEKTGEHEFKYRVDFDKLEVTEDIAAICVSRPTNPTGNVLTDGEIARLSDLAKAHGIPLIIDNAYGAPFPNVIFTEATPVWDEHIILTLSLSKIGLPGTRTGIVVAHPKVAGAVASMSSVVGLSNPNIGQVIARPLIESGEILKISNETVKPFYVEKSRMAREWVAESFGDSFEYYIHRSEGALFLWLWFPGLPISARELYERLKARGVLIVPGNYFFFGLEDESWRHRQECLRMTFTMDEDAVKGGIRIIGEEVRKAWAE
- a CDS encoding redoxin domain-containing protein; this encodes MALQTGDPAPDFTLVSKGPEGPELVTLSELTGKSNLVLLFFPMAFTGVCTQEFCDLTGGIAAYDALDAKVIGISGDNPFAQEAWAQKEGIGIQLLSDYEHTAAKAYGVAYEQFLPEANLIMGGVSKRSAFVIDKEGVVRHIDIQEHPKDLPDFDAVKSVLEGLS